From a single Solanum dulcamara chromosome 4, daSolDulc1.2, whole genome shotgun sequence genomic region:
- the LOC129887942 gene encoding uncharacterized protein At4g14100-like, giving the protein MYKFSPFFEPYLLVGEDNHNRTIAKLQGNFRSSMKKSTVSPTTVLFVVAAILIFYYYDVSSAKLDSEPKPSPWPHQFHSILFVNYSGSLSLIDLWYDWTNGRNFNIIQDQLGKLLYDLEWNNGTVFRYTLDDNKKECSSALIDVGILRPNWLDGATYLGQQLIDGFQCNVWQKVDFIWYYEDVVTKRPVHWVFYTGRSLHVMTFEVGAVLEDAKWQAPVYCFEKKQVKDHAASDNNILENGWNGILREFIQPRDYANS; this is encoded by the exons ATGTATAAATTTTCCCCCTTCTTCGAGCCTTATCTTCTTGTCGGAGAGGATAATCACAACCGCACCATTGCAAAATTGCAAGGCAATTTCAGGTCGAGTATGAAGAAGAGTACGGTGTCGCCGACCACTGTACTATTTGTTGTTGCCGCAATACTAATTTTTTACTATTACGATGTGTCGTCGGCGAAATTAGATTCAGAGCCGAAACCATCCCCGTGGCCTCATCAATTTCACTCGATACTGTTCGTCAACTACAGTGGATCTCTAAGCCTAATCGACCTATGGTACGATTGGACCAATGGCCGCAATTTCAACATCATACAGGATCAGCTAG GTAAGCTTCTTTATGATCTCGAATGGAACAATGGCACTGTATTCCGCTACACTTTAGACGACAATAAGAAGGAATGTAGTTCAGCGCTGATTGATGTTGGGATTCTTCGACCTAATTGGCTTGACGGAGCTACTTATCTTGGTCAACAATTGATCGACGGATTTCAGTGTAATGTATGGCAGAAAGTGGATTTCATTTGGTATTACGAAGACGTCGTCACCAAGAGACCCGTCCATTGGGTTTTCTATACTG GAAGGTCTCTTCACGTAATGACTTTCGAAGTGGGAGCAGTTCTTGAAGACGCAAAATGGCAAGCCCCTGTATATTGTTTTGAGAAAAAACAGGTTAAAGATCACGCTGCATCAGACAACAATATTCTGGAAAATGGCTGGAATGGTATTTTAAGAGAGTTCATTCAGCCACGCGATTATGCAAATAGCTAA
- the LOC129887940 gene encoding 40S ribosomal protein S27-2 has product MVLPNDVDLLNPPAEHEKIKHKLKRLVQSPNSFFMDVKCQGCFNITTVFSHSQTVVVCGNCQTVLCQPTGGRARLTEGCSFRRKGD; this is encoded by the exons ATG GTTCTTCCAAATGATGTGGACTTGTTGAACCCTCCAGCTGAGCATGAGAAGATAAAGCACAAGCTCAAGCGTCTGGTTCAGTCTCCTAACTCTTTCTTCATG GATGTGAAGTGCCAGGGTTGCTTTAACAT AACAACGGTGTTCAGCCACTCACAGACAGTGGTTGTGTGCGGGAACTGTCAGACAGTGTTGTGCCAGCCAACTGGTGGGCGTGCTAGACTCACTGAGGGTTGTTCTTTCAGGAGAAAGGGTGACTAA
- the LOC129887944 gene encoding sterol 14-demethylase, whose product MELGDNKILNVGLLLVATLLVAKLISVLIMPRSKKRLPPVIKSWPIVGGLVRFLKGPVVMLREEYPKLGSVFTLNLLNKNITFFIGPEVSAHFFKAPETDLSQQEVYQFNVPTFGPGVVFDVDYTIRQEQFRFFTESLRVTKLKGYVDQMVMEAEEYFSKWGESGEVDLKYELEHLIILTASRCLLGEEVRNKLFDDVSALFHDLDNGMLPISVIFPYLPIPAHRRRDNARKKLAEIFANIINSRKRTGKAENDMLQCFIDSKYKDGRPTTEGEITGLLIAALFAGQHTSSITSTWTGSYLLCNNKYMSAVVDEQKNLMKKHGNKVDHDILSEMDVLYRCIKEALRLHPPLIMLLRSSHNDFTVTTREGKEYDIPKGHIVATSPAFANRLPHIYKNPETYDPDRFGPGREEDKAAGAFSYISFGGGRHGCLGEPFAYLQIKAIWSHLLRNFEFELISPFPEIDWNAMVVGVKGEVMVKYKRRKLSTE is encoded by the exons ATGGAGTTAGGTGACAACAAGATTCTGAATGTGGGGTTGCTTTTAGTTGCAACCCTTTTGGTAGCAAAACTTATATCTGTACTAATTATGCCCAGATCTAAGAAGCGTTTGCCTCCAGTGATCAAATCATGGCCTATTGTCGGTGGGTTGGTTCGTTTCCTTAAAGGGCCAGTTGTAATGCTTAGAGAGGAGTACCCAAAGCTTGGGAGTGTGTTTACTCTGAATCTACTGAACAAGAACATCACATTCTTCATTGGTCCAGAAGTTTCTGCACATTTTTTCAAAGCCCCAGAAACAGATCTTAGCCAACAAGAAGTTTATCAGTTTAATGTGCCTACTTTTGGACCTGGTGTGGTGTTTGATGTTGATTATACAATTAGGCAGGAGCAGTTCAGGTTCTTTACTGAATCTCTCAGAGTTACTAAGTTAAAGGGATATGTGGACCAGATGGTCATGGAAGCTGAG GagtacttctcaaaatggggTGAGAGTGGTGAAGTAGACCTAAAGTATGAGCTGGAGCATCTTATCATATTGACAGCTAGTAGATGTCTCTTGGGAGAAGAGGTCCGCAATAAACTCTTTGACGATGTGTCTGCTCTCTTCCATGACCTGGACAATGGGATGCTCCCTATCAGTGTTATCTTTCCCTACCTTCCAATTCCAGCCCATCGCCGACGTGACAATGCCCGGAAGAAGCTTGCGGAGATCTTTGCAAACATCATAAATTCTCGAAAACGTACAGGCAAGGCAGAGAATGATATGTTACAATGCTTCATTGACTCAAAGTACAAAGATGGACGGCCAACAACAGAGGGTGAGATCACAGGTCTTCTGATAGCTGCTCTTTTTGCCGGGCAGCACACCAGTTCCATCACTTCCACTTGGACAGGATCATACCTTCTCTGCAACAACAAGTACATGTCTGCTGTTGTGGATGAACAGAAGAATCTGATGAAGAAACACGGAAATAAGGTAGATCACGACATCCTTTCCGAGATGGATGTCCTCTACAGATGCATAAAGGAAGCCCTGAGACTCCATCCTCCACTGATAATGCTTCTGCGTAGTTCACATAATGATTTCACTGTTACAACCAGAGAAGGAAAAGAGTATGACATTCCTAAGGGCCATATCGTTGCAACATCACCTGCTTTTGCAAACAGGCTGCCACATATCTACAAGAATCCAGAAACTTATGACCCTGATAGGTTCGGCCCTGGTAGAGAAGAAGATAAGGCTGCAGGAGCATTCTCATATATTTCTTTTGGTGGAGGCAGGCATGGCTGTCTTGGAGAACCATTTGCTTATCTGCAGATTAAAGCAATATGGAGTCACTTGCTGAGAAATTTCGAGTTTGAACTAATCTCGCCTTTCCCTGAAATTGACTGGAATGCTATGGTTGTCGGTGTCAAAGGTGAAGTAATGGTGAAGTACAAGCGCCGAAAGCTCTCCACTGAATAA